AAGCTTGACCTCGAGCAAggacactgttcataccctgacccatAATTTAGCCAGactcaaaattattaaaagCCCAGTCTATAGAGCAAGAGTCCAAATCACACTTTGGGACCTATCCAACCTCATAAAGGTCAGCCCACGTGGCACCAACTTAGCCTTACTTATTCAAATAAGATGAATCTCAACTAACTCAtactcatctagaaagaaaatCTTAACGACTTCCTTAACAAAAGGGAGTAACAAACCCACCATCAAAGGTGTACCTACTCCAAAGGTGGTTATTGATCCTAGTTCTACACTTATAAATATCCTGACACCCTCAGGTATAATTCGAACCCAATCTACTAAAAAACTTGGACGGTGGCACTTCAACACCAACAAAAATCAGACGTTGCCCAAAAGAAGTCTAGACTTCATGTTCAAAGTCAAAAGCAACCTAGTTTAAGGTAATTCTAGGAACGATAAGcatgaataaaaattttatttgaagaaTGGGAGTGCGTTAAACGGTGTTTTAAGTGACTTATAAACAAATCCATATATATTTAATTCACATTCACATTAAAAGGTTTACAATAACAAATGCAAAATTTTAATCAAAGGAGGAGAAAGTATAACATAAGGGTCAATAAAAAGAGcaatgaatttgaaaatgtTACAATTCTAGTTAATTAGTTATATAATAAGTTAATAACAATAGAAGCTTTGAAGTAAATATGAAGAAAGCAACGAAAATAGTTTGTGACATTATATTCAATTATAGAATGATAAATTTGTTAAGAGGGTGATGCGGCAAAGTTAGAAATTATCTAAGATGTCAAGAACATATTGTGTAACAATTTTGGCATcgaatttaatatattataaatagataGATTCATATTGAAAGGTTTACAATAACGGAAGGTGAAATTTAAtcaaagaaggaaaaaaaaggtGTAACATAAGGGCCAATAAAGAAGAGcaatgaatttgaaaatgtTACAATTTTAGTTATATAATAACAACAGAAGCTTTGAAGTAAATATGAGGAAAGCAAAGAAAATAGTTTGTGTCATTAGGTTCAATAATAGAATGACAAGTTTGTTAAAATGATAATGCGTCAAAGCTAAAGATTATCTAGTCAATAACATAATATACAACAATCTTTGTATCAGATTTAATGTTATAAATAGATAGATAAATGGATATATTCACATTGAAAGGTTTACAATAACCAAAGATGAAATTTAGTCAAAGGAGGAGAAAAGGTGTAACAATGACCAATAAAGAAGAACAATAAATTTGAAAATGTTACCATTCTAGCTAATAAAATAACACCAGAAGCTTTTTGAAGTAAATATGAGGGAAGCAAAGAAAACAGTTGATGTGGGATTAGGTTCTATTATCGAATGACAAATTTGTTAAAATGATAATGTGAAAAAGCTAGAGAAATAGAGATTATCTAACATGTCAAGAACATATTGTGCAAAAATCTTGGTATcgaatttaatatattataaataaatagatagatagatagataaatAGATACATATTTGAAAGCAATGTAGATGATTTAGTAATTTAAATGATTGATAGTCATATCTATCTAAATAGGTCAATGTGAATTATACATCAACTTATCTAAAATTCAGATAAATTAGTTCATACCAAATGATTACAAGGTATACTTGTTTAAACTCTtgcaaaattttaaataaaattatgcaATAAGTTAATGAAAATCTATGACCAATGGAACATTTTTGTGTGTGCGAATGTGTGCTAGAGCAAGTATAAATATCATTTCCAAGAAGAGCAAGTAAGATTCAAAACAAACACAATATTGCATTGCAGTAGAATAAAATGCAAACTTATGAATAATAAGAAATGGAAGCATCAACCTCAACAAAACACATAAGCTTTTGAGTCAAAATATACagagcatatatatatatatatatatatatatgttgacAAGCCTCACCACAACACTATCTCATAGCTCCTACACAACTTTTCAAGAAAACAAGACAAAACAATCTTATTTCTCAAAAGCATCATTGAAGAGAGAAAGCATCCTTCAAGACAAATAACATACATGAATGAATTCTTCTTAGTGACATATTATAATGGCTGTACAACAGAACATATATAGAACAGAAGAAGAATGTGCACAAAAATCAGATGAACTCAAAGCGCATGAGAAGCTTCACATTGTTGTACTTCTCTCCCTTGCGGTTATGCAGTGGAACTGCTCGAATTCCGGTCTGAAGTTCACACACAGGCAAACATGTCTGTCCACCAAAGTCATCCTTCTCAGACATATCATACTCGTGAACTTCTACACGAAGCAAAGCCAGTTCTGGAACAGATAGTGGGAACTCGAATACCtcattccaagttggcaaccaATTGTCCTCTTTTGTCTTGGTTTTCCTCATCACAGTGTCATCAGGGACTCCAGCAATCCCCACCTACACAAAGAGTTtatcaaatcaattaaaatgatATAAGAACCATAAGGAAAGGAACATATGAAGCGACAATATGGATATTACTTATTAGACAACATTACAAAGATACTTCAtctctgtctctgtctctatACCAAACATAACCTTAATAAAACATATAATGAAATATAGTTGATAATCTAAACATACTCTTGCATAGAAATCTGGAGGTGAGTATTGATCGAAGTGTGTATGCTTGAAATCGTAGTACCATCCTTCCCCCATATATACAGTTACCTAAATAAGAATAAGAAAAGTATACTTCGGTTAGGATCTATCTAAACTTAGAAAtacttgaaattaaaaaaaaatgatggaATCATCAAAGTACTTACCCTCAAAGTAGTCTTCACAGGCAACTTAGCCTTTGGATCAAAGACCTCATTATTTGGACCAGTCTTTAATAGAAAATCTGGTTTTTTAACATAACCACATCCTCCATTAGCTTTGAACATTCCCTGCATCAACCACAGAGACCTGCCATAGCCCTGACATGAAACCAGAAGCAATGAAAATTGATCACTGGACAACTTTCATTAATAATCTATTGACATCACAAATCAATAATGTACTTCATGATCTTAGTAGATATGTCTAGTAGCAATGTCTTGATATAGCTGAGAGAAGTGTAAATGAAATCTCACATCCTCAGTGAAGGAAAAGTAATAGGCAATAACACACATAGCAACACTTATAAATCATACTTTAAAAAATACATCCCCAAATTTTCTGACTGCCATAGTTCAGACCTCACATTTAGAAACCTTAATTACAACAACTAAAAAAGGGAGAATCAGgaatttgttttctttcaatttttcttttttcgaaaGAAAAAAAGGTTGGGAACTAGAAACCTGCATGTTAAATGCAACCATTTGCGCTCCGTGCATCCACCCAATTAATGGGTTATAATTCGACGAGGTAATGCGAGTGCCTTTTGGATACACCCTCAGTATATTCCGTTGAGTAAACCTGCAAACATCAGGAATAAGTAGAAAATCTGGTATATTAACAGAACCAAGCTGAAATCATTGTGATATCAATGAGTCTGGTATGACAATATGAACAGCAATCAGAACTCATAATTCTCAAATATGACCAATCATTGTAGTTAAGGACTTAAGGAACTTATTACGGATTGCACCATCATTAGAGCTAATAAATCATAGCCTGAACTATTATCTATTATATCGTCTCATTTTTGTCAAATTACTGAAATGTAAACGACAGAAACAAAAGCTATTTACTAGTCAAATTTTACATATTTGCATTACATAGTCACAATAGATAATTATGTGAAGTTTATATCATCATGAGGTCAGTGAAGCAATGCAAGTGACTACTATCTGAAGAACTTTATGGAAACAGTTCACAATACCTGACAATTTCTTTTCCATGAGATAAAGCAGCATTTTCAAGCTGCTGCTCGCTTAGACTTAATCGCCTCACTTTATCAGGATCCACTCTAAGACCTTCAAGTAATCCTCCTTTGGGCTTTCCAGCATGAATAGCGATCAAACGTCGATATTCAGCACATACGTCTTGACGAGACTTTTCTTCATCAGCatcttcctcatcatcatcatcgtcattgtcatcatcatcatcatcatcattcccaTTGTTCTGCTAGAGACAGTAAATAAATCAACAAATCTCTTGCAAAATTAAATATCTTTGGGATTTGTATGGTGCTGAGGACACAGTCTATAACCTTGTAATCAGCAATAGTACCGCCTTTAAGACTTGGGACTTCCTTCCCCCATGCTTCTTCGTCACCCAAAGCCTTTCCCTGATGTGATTCATCCTCCTTTTCCTTTATGTCTTTTGCCTCAAGGTACTCCTTAGGTGGTTTGGTTGATATAATGACCCTTCTTTTAAGTGATTCGGGAGAAGGGAATTCCTTCACACTTTCTGGGGTAGGACAAAATAGTATGTCTCCAAAAGTTTGAGTAATCATCTAAAAGATTTGAACAGAAGTCAGTTTCAACTACAAGAATGTATAGTATTTTGAATCCCGGTATGAACTCCAATGAACCAACCTCAGCCACTTTGGCTTGAAGATCAGGAGTAAGATGGTCTTCTAAGGTTATTACAACTGGATATTCTGATGCAACAAAAGCATGCTCCTTAATAGACCTCAAACATTTGATGAGTGCCACGGGAGTAGTCAATGTCCTGCACAATCAATTATGTTACTTTTTCggagaaaaatcaaaatcaaaattcaatttccaATAGTATCAATATATTAAATGATATATAATCTTTTCTACAACCATGAATTTCTGAAATAATTTAGACATTTTCCCTTTCTCCCACTGCTGTTTTGTAGAATATTAGACTTAGTTCTCATTAAACTGTGGGAGAAATCCTTTGCAAGCAAGCAATTCTTGCTTACCATCATAACTTAGAGTAGATAATTATAACAGAAACGAATTCATCTGAAAGAAATATATCAATGGTATAAAATTTGACTTTTGCCACATCAAAAAACGAAACATAAATGGAAGACAGATACAGGGAAAAAGGAGATTATTTGAGttcatgaaaattaaaaaaccAGTATCATATTCAACCGGTAGACTTACCTTCCATGAAGAACATCCACATCATCCTTTGATGCATTGGGCCATATATCCAATTCAATGACCCTAACACCTCTCTGCAGTGCACGTATGATGGGGACATCACTGCAGTCACTACTAAGCTGATTTCCCGTCAGATAGGAATTGTGACCggtaaatatataataatgagACAATGGTGCATTCATATCATGGTGCACCTGCAAGAATACAAGAAGTAATAATCAGAACAACATAGTGCATATAATATGTAACTAAGTTAATGATGAGTTATTGTTATGAAAGGCTACAATGTAACCCAATATCATAATCAAAGTTTCATATTTACAAATACATTAGGTTTTCAATTCCACAAATCCTAGTAGCCAATGTAATCAACCAACAATCCAACATGAAATATTCAATGAATTTACATCTCAACACCAAAACTGAATGTGAATCACTATAAATTCAGCTGACAATGGCCTTATTAATAACCGAGAACAATCATTAGTCCATGAAAACAGTGAAAGAGGCCGGGTATAATGATACCAACACATAAAACattaataatttagaaaaatggAAATCTATTGTGTAGACAATAAATAGTTTTATATCTAACACACCCTTTTACAGGTAAGAACCTCTTTTTGGCCTTGAAATGTTGACAATGCAAAGATTCATAATAAACTTCTACTGAAATTCAACTCTTATCAGAAGCacaaggaacaaaaagagccgAATTCTAAACCTCTCAGTCATataagcctttggtaacatatCAACAACCATTTCTACCAATAAGTTTTTAATTACACATTCCTAATAAGACAATGTAATCAACCAACAAACACTTGATTgattaaaacttaaaagtacAATCATAACACCCAAACTGAAACAGAATCACTAAAAATTTTGGCTGAGAACATGAGATTAGCTTCATTAATTACCGAGAACAATTATTAGTCCATGAAGGACATGATAGAGGCAGGGTATTACATATGATACCGACACATAAAAcaacaataattttaaaaaaaggcAAATCAAATTTGGGGGAGAAAAATCCAGTTACAAAAACAGAACATCCACAATGCATGTCTCCGTGAAAGTTTTACGCCACCATCTAATCTGATTGttgcatttttaattttatatcaCTTTAAGAATAGTAGGCGATTGAATCTAACACTTCTGATGATGTGGCAATACATAATTAAATGTCTATATAGAACTTTCTACACTGTCAGCAATGAACAAAAATTAAAActggaaagaaatcaagaaCTGACTAATACGAAATGAAACTACACAGTACATAAACAAGGATCCAAACGaagaaaaactaataaaataaaacagcTCTTTGTTACCATTGGTTGTGCAAGTGGTGGATTGTTATCACTGAAGAGGAACTTAAAGAAACTTTCGAGATTGAGACCTCTTCTATGGAAGATACTGAGATGCTTGAGTCCATCAATGATTCCCTGCGCTTCCTCCTCCGTCGCTGTCTCCTCTCTCTGCACTTCAACCATGAAGCTCCGCAGATGCGACGCCG
The Arachis stenosperma cultivar V10309 chromosome 7, arast.V10309.gnm1.PFL2, whole genome shotgun sequence genome window above contains:
- the LOC130941037 gene encoding phosphoinositide phospholipase C 2-like isoform X1, with translation MSKQTYRVCFCCRRRFKLAVSEAPPEIRNLFDRYSENGLMTASHLRSFMVEVQREETATEEEAQGIIDGLKHLSIFHRRGLNLESFFKFLFSDNNPPLAQPMVHHDMNAPLSHYYIFTGHNSYLTGNQLSSDCSDVPIIRALQRGVRVIELDIWPNASKDDVDVLHGRTLTTPVALIKCLRSIKEHAFVASEYPVVITLEDHLTPDLQAKVAEMITQTFGDILFCPTPESVKEFPSPESLKRRVIISTKPPKEYLEAKDIKEKEDESHQGKALGDEEAWGKEVPSLKGGTIADYKQNNGNDDDDDDDNDDDDDEEDADEEKSRQDVCAEYRRLIAIHAGKPKGGLLEGLRVDPDKVRRLSLSEQQLENAALSHGKEIVRFTQRNILRVYPKGTRITSSNYNPLIGWMHGAQMVAFNMQGYGRSLWLMQGMFKANGGCGYVKKPDFLLKTGPNNEVFDPKAKLPVKTTLRVTVYMGEGWYYDFKHTHFDQYSPPDFYARVGIAGVPDDTVMRKTKTKEDNWLPTWNEVFEFPLSVPELALLRVEVHEYDMSEKDDFGGQTCLPVCELQTGIRAVPLHNRKGEKYNNVKLLMRFEFI
- the LOC130941037 gene encoding phosphoinositide phospholipase C 2-like isoform X2; the protein is MSKQTYRVCFCCRRRFKLAVSEAPPEIRNLFDRYSENGLMTASHLRSFMVEVQREETATEEEAQGIIDGLKHLSIFHRRGLNLESFFKFLFSDNNPPLAQPMVHHDMNAPLSHYYIFTGHNSYLTGNQLSSDCSDVPIIRALQRGVRVIELDIWPNASKDDVDVLHGRTLTTPVALIKCLRSIKEHAFVASEYPVVITLEDHLTPDLQAKVAEMITQTFGDILFCPTPESVKEFPSPESLKRRVIISTKPPKEYLEAKDIKEKEDESHQGKALGDEEAWGKEVPSLKGGTIADYKNNGNDDDDDDDNDDDDDEEDADEEKSRQDVCAEYRRLIAIHAGKPKGGLLEGLRVDPDKVRRLSLSEQQLENAALSHGKEIVRFTQRNILRVYPKGTRITSSNYNPLIGWMHGAQMVAFNMQGYGRSLWLMQGMFKANGGCGYVKKPDFLLKTGPNNEVFDPKAKLPVKTTLRVTVYMGEGWYYDFKHTHFDQYSPPDFYARVGIAGVPDDTVMRKTKTKEDNWLPTWNEVFEFPLSVPELALLRVEVHEYDMSEKDDFGGQTCLPVCELQTGIRAVPLHNRKGEKYNNVKLLMRFEFI